In one window of Leptospira sp. WS92.C1 DNA:
- a CDS encoding alpha/beta hydrolase: MKKPKFQFRSFSKGIVLLVLFLFLESCASLFYQPTNQKYWSPDLFGFQFKEESFKTYDGEEIHFWRIIPKEKPKGIIIQFHGNGENRTSHFTSLVWMVNHGYELVTLDYRGYFDSTGTPERETIHKDAIGFLIKELEYSKNRNIPVIVYGQSLGGAIALRALGELKDKSGIALVVADGTFANYRTVFKQVVRRVLFFPIDWIAGIFVSDFLSPSETISTLSPIPLLVIHGTADDIVSYQNGVELFGLAGQPKWFWEVRGGGHVSWMNLGVSKESKNFLLFLEDVIQKSKFNPSKAGVGRDDGRL, from the coding sequence ATGAAGAAGCCCAAGTTTCAGTTTCGATCTTTTTCTAAAGGAATCGTGCTTTTAGTCCTATTTCTTTTTTTAGAGTCCTGCGCTTCGTTATTTTATCAGCCCACAAATCAAAAGTATTGGAGCCCCGATCTTTTTGGATTTCAATTCAAAGAGGAAAGTTTCAAAACCTATGACGGAGAAGAAATTCATTTTTGGAGAATCATTCCCAAAGAAAAACCAAAAGGGATCATCATCCAATTTCACGGAAACGGAGAAAATAGAACCAGCCATTTTACAAGTCTTGTTTGGATGGTAAACCACGGATACGAACTGGTAACCTTGGATTACAGAGGTTATTTCGATTCCACCGGAACTCCGGAACGGGAAACGATTCATAAAGACGCGATCGGTTTCTTAATCAAAGAATTGGAATATTCTAAAAATAGAAATATACCCGTCATCGTATACGGCCAGAGTCTCGGTGGGGCGATCGCGCTCCGAGCGCTTGGAGAACTAAAGGATAAATCCGGAATCGCTCTCGTAGTGGCGGACGGCACATTTGCGAATTATCGAACCGTGTTTAAACAAGTTGTCAGAAGGGTTTTATTTTTTCCGATCGATTGGATCGCGGGAATTTTTGTAAGCGACTTCTTGAGTCCGAGCGAAACGATATCCACTCTTTCACCGATTCCACTTCTTGTCATTCATGGAACCGCGGATGACATCGTATCGTATCAAAACGGAGTCGAGCTTTTCGGATTGGCGGGACAACCCAAGTGGTTCTGGGAAGTCAGAGGCGGAGGTCATGTCAGCTGGATGAATCTCGGAGTTTCTAAGGAATCCAAAAATTTTCTTCTCTTTTTGGAGGACGTGATTCAAAAATCGAAATTCAATCCATCGAAAGCGGGTGTCGGTCGAGATGACGGGCGTCTATGA
- a CDS encoding ABC transporter permease, with the protein MFSSAKTYLKLAISSVQSHMEYRASFWIYLVTLLIYYSAQAMTIFILLSRFQSIGGWSRGEIAFLYSLLIFAQGIVASVFSGMVEFGSLVRDGGYDRYLLRPLSPIGQVLMNHFDITGLLHLILGVITFLVATQFTNIEWTFLKICTLLIVVIGSAMILAGIRIAIASIAFYAIQNYSLVQLFVFSSREFMMYPMNIYNWSIRVLLTFLLPLGFVNFYPAHYFLGKSSESLFHPAFIYLNFPVGCFLFIGSLILWKKGQKRYESTGT; encoded by the coding sequence ATGTTCTCTTCCGCAAAAACGTATCTAAAACTGGCGATCTCATCGGTTCAATCTCATATGGAATACAGGGCCAGCTTTTGGATCTACCTCGTAACTCTTCTCATTTATTATTCCGCGCAAGCGATGACCATTTTTATTCTTCTATCCAGATTTCAATCGATAGGAGGATGGAGCCGAGGCGAGATCGCATTTCTTTACAGTTTGTTGATCTTTGCTCAGGGAATCGTCGCTTCCGTATTTTCGGGAATGGTGGAATTCGGATCTCTTGTGAGAGACGGGGGATACGATCGTTATTTGTTAAGACCTCTTTCTCCGATCGGCCAGGTCTTGATGAATCATTTTGATATCACCGGTCTTCTTCATTTGATTCTGGGGGTGATTACGTTTTTAGTGGCCACACAGTTTACAAACATTGAATGGACTTTTTTGAAAATTTGCACTCTTTTGATTGTGGTTATCGGAAGCGCGATGATTCTCGCGGGGATTCGAATTGCGATCGCATCCATCGCGTTTTATGCGATTCAGAATTATTCCTTGGTGCAGTTGTTCGTTTTTTCAAGCAGGGAATTTATGATGTATCCGATGAATATCTACAATTGGTCCATTCGTGTTTTATTGACCTTTTTACTACCGCTCGGATTCGTGAATTTTTACCCGGCTCATTATTTTTTGGGAAAAAGCTCCGAGTCTTTGTTTCATCCCGCGTTTATTTATTTAAACTTTCCCGTGGGATGTTTTTTATTTATCGGTTCTTTGATTTTATGGAAAAAAGGACAAAAAAGATATGAGTCTACGGGAACGTAG
- a CDS encoding ABC transporter permease — MLYLKVISKAFQRSATYRLEYFTGILNAGLYLLILTAVWQAIPGEEFKDTQRNKESLILYAVLATLIKVSFGRQDGLVSSKIKNGNIVFDLLKPIRFPIVVLADTIGVSLYHLFSRSLPLVVLAFLFLDLKFVPDTISFFSFLLVYVLAFLIFFLIGFMISSLSFFFTEIFSFFLLYFALITLFSGAVIPLDLFPEFLRSVSSWLPFPYLYYYPTQVLTSQKFGMSFPELILRYFLMIGILTSAASAIYLSGLKRLELAGG, encoded by the coding sequence ATGTTGTATCTCAAGGTCATTTCCAAAGCGTTTCAGAGATCCGCGACGTATCGGCTCGAATACTTTACGGGAATTTTAAATGCTGGTTTGTATCTTTTGATTCTCACCGCGGTTTGGCAGGCGATTCCGGGAGAGGAATTCAAAGATACACAAAGAAATAAGGAATCTTTAATACTCTATGCGGTTCTTGCGACTTTGATCAAGGTTTCTTTTGGGCGACAGGATGGGCTGGTTTCCTCCAAAATCAAAAACGGAAATATCGTTTTCGATCTTTTAAAGCCGATTCGATTTCCGATCGTGGTTTTGGCGGATACGATCGGAGTCAGTTTATATCATCTATTTTCAAGATCTCTTCCGTTGGTCGTTTTGGCGTTTTTATTTTTAGATTTGAAATTTGTTCCCGATACGATTTCCTTTTTTTCGTTTTTACTCGTATACGTTTTGGCGTTTTTGATTTTCTTTTTGATCGGATTTATGATTTCATCCTTATCCTTTTTCTTTACTGAGATCTTTTCTTTTTTTCTTCTCTACTTTGCTTTGATCACGCTTTTTTCGGGAGCCGTAATTCCCTTGGATTTATTTCCCGAATTTTTAAGATCCGTTTCGTCTTGGCTTCCGTTTCCGTATTTATATTACTATCCGACGCAAGTATTGACCTCTCAAAAATTCGGAATGAGTTTTCCGGAATTGATCCTCAGATATTTTTTAATGATAGGAATTTTAACATCCGCCGCTTCGGCGATCTATCTTTCCGGTTTGAAACGATTGGAATTGGCGGGGGGTTGA
- a CDS encoding ATP-binding cassette domain-containing protein — protein sequence MIQVKNLQKSFQISRRNPGLKGAIISLFHSNKEIIHAVEDVSFEVQPGEFVGYIGPNGAGKSTTIKLLTGVLIPDGGSISVFGLDPAKDRRENSKQLGVVFGQKTQLWWDLPVEESFDLLKSIYKIDIKDYKNRMEMFSDLLGIREFFHQQVRKLSLGQRMKAEIAASLLHFPKVLFLDEPTIGLDVLVKEKVREFIRIINQEEKVTILLTTHDVQDIEYLAKRIILIDHGKIRFDGGLDSFRKLGGTDSIVEIQYKGDEIPSLPPEFSPLKNGSPNHLSLMIKEGESLNRLLSVIQSSGLEIMDIQYKKPDLAKVIKQIYGERS from the coding sequence TTGATCCAAGTAAAAAACCTCCAGAAATCATTTCAAATCTCCAGAAGAAATCCGGGTTTGAAAGGCGCTATCATTTCTCTTTTTCATTCCAATAAAGAAATCATTCACGCGGTCGAAGACGTGTCCTTTGAAGTTCAACCGGGTGAGTTTGTGGGTTATATTGGACCCAACGGAGCCGGCAAATCGACTACGATCAAACTTTTGACGGGCGTTTTGATTCCCGACGGAGGATCCATTTCCGTCTTCGGTTTGGATCCCGCAAAAGATCGAAGGGAAAATTCCAAACAACTTGGAGTTGTGTTCGGGCAAAAGACACAACTTTGGTGGGATCTTCCGGTGGAAGAGTCCTTCGATTTATTGAAGTCGATCTACAAGATCGATATTAAAGATTACAAAAATAGAATGGAGATGTTCAGCGATCTTTTGGGAATTCGGGAATTTTTTCATCAACAGGTGAGAAAGCTGAGTCTTGGTCAGAGGATGAAAGCCGAGATCGCCGCGAGTCTTTTACACTTTCCCAAAGTGTTGTTTTTGGACGAACCTACGATCGGTCTGGATGTTTTAGTCAAAGAAAAAGTAAGGGAATTTATCCGAATCATCAATCAGGAAGAGAAGGTTACGATCCTTTTAACGACGCATGACGTGCAAGACATCGAATATCTCGCGAAGAGGATCATTCTCATAGATCACGGTAAGATCCGATTTGACGGAGGTCTGGATTCGTTTCGAAAATTGGGAGGAACGGATAGCATCGTCGAAATTCAATACAAAGGAGACGAGATTCCTTCATTGCCTCCCGAGTTTTCTCCTCTCAAAAACGGATCACCCAATCATCTCAGTCTGATGATCAAGGAAGGAGAATCTCTCAATCGTCTTCTTTCCGTGATTCAATCTTCTGGATTGGAGATCATGGATATACAGTATAAAAAACCGGATTTGGCAAAGGTGATCAAACAGATTTACGGGGAAAGATCCTGA